In the genome of Candidatus Rokuibacteriota bacterium, one region contains:
- the ureC gene encoding urease subunit alpha, with the protein MPLVIPRRQYADLYGPTVGDRVRLADTGLFIEVERDLTVYGDEVKFGGGKVIRDGMGQSARATARDGVLDLVITNALILDHWGIVKADIGVRGGRIVGVGKAGNPDIMAGVTPGLVIGAGTEVIAGEGRIVTAGGIDSHIHFICPQLVDEALASGLTTLLGGGTGPAAGTSATTCSPGAWNIQRMLQAAEGLPINLGFLGKGNASRPEPLREQIEAGAIGLKLHEDWGTTPAAIDTCLGVAEETDTQVSIHTDTLNEAGFVEQSIRAFKGRTIHTYHTEGAGGGHAPDILRVCGEPHCLPSSTNPTMPFTVNTMDEHLDMLMVCHHLNAKIPEDLAFAESRIRAETIAAEDVLHDLGAISMLSSDSQAMGRIGEVILRTWQTADKMKQQRGALPGDGRADNVRARRYVAKYTINPAIAHGIAHEVGSVEKGKLADLVLWKPAFFGVKPECVVKGGLIVTAAMGDPNASIPTPQPVRYRPMFAAFGGALSATSVTFLSQPAVARGVAAQLKLGRRVSAVRGCRGLTKAAMVHNDYCPRMEVDPETYEVRADGQLLTCEPATVLPMAQRYFLF; encoded by the coding sequence ATGCCCCTCGTGATCCCGCGCCGGCAGTACGCCGATCTCTACGGGCCCACCGTCGGCGACCGGGTCCGGCTGGCCGACACCGGGCTCTTCATCGAGGTGGAGCGGGATCTCACCGTCTACGGCGACGAGGTGAAGTTCGGCGGCGGCAAGGTGATCCGCGACGGCATGGGGCAGTCGGCGCGCGCCACCGCGCGGGACGGCGTGCTCGACCTCGTCATCACCAATGCGCTCATCCTGGACCACTGGGGCATCGTCAAGGCCGATATCGGTGTCCGTGGCGGGCGCATCGTTGGCGTCGGCAAGGCGGGCAACCCCGACATCATGGCCGGGGTCACCCCGGGGCTCGTCATCGGCGCGGGCACGGAGGTCATTGCCGGCGAGGGGCGGATCGTGACCGCGGGCGGCATCGACAGCCACATCCACTTCATCTGCCCGCAGCTCGTGGACGAGGCATTGGCGTCGGGCCTCACCACGCTGCTCGGCGGCGGCACGGGGCCCGCGGCGGGCACCAGCGCCACCACCTGCTCGCCGGGGGCGTGGAACATCCAGCGCATGCTGCAGGCCGCGGAGGGACTGCCCATCAACCTCGGCTTTCTCGGCAAGGGGAATGCTTCGCGCCCCGAGCCCCTCAGGGAACAGATCGAGGCCGGGGCCATCGGGCTCAAGCTGCACGAGGACTGGGGCACCACTCCAGCGGCCATCGACACCTGCCTCGGGGTCGCCGAGGAGACGGACACGCAGGTCTCCATCCACACCGACACGCTCAACGAGGCGGGGTTCGTCGAACAGTCCATCCGCGCCTTCAAGGGGCGGACCATCCACACCTACCACACCGAGGGCGCCGGGGGCGGACACGCGCCCGACATCCTGCGCGTCTGCGGGGAGCCCCACTGCCTGCCGTCCTCCACGAACCCGACGATGCCCTTCACGGTCAACACCATGGACGAGCATCTCGACATGCTCATGGTCTGCCATCACCTGAACGCGAAGATCCCCGAAGACCTGGCCTTCGCGGAGTCCCGCATCCGCGCCGAGACCATCGCCGCGGAGGACGTGCTCCACGATCTCGGCGCCATCAGCATGCTCTCCTCCGACTCCCAGGCCATGGGGCGCATCGGCGAGGTGATCCTGCGCACCTGGCAGACGGCGGACAAGATGAAGCAGCAGCGCGGGGCGCTGCCGGGCGACGGGCGCGCCGACAACGTGCGGGCCCGCCGCTACGTGGCCAAATACACGATCAACCCGGCCATCGCCCACGGCATCGCCCACGAGGTGGGCTCGGTGGAGAAGGGGAAGCTCGCGGACCTGGTCCTCTGGAAGCCGGCCTTCTTCGGCGTCAAGCCGGAGTGCGTGGTCAAGGGCGGGCTCATCGTGACCGCGGCCATGGGCGATCCCAACGCCTCGATCCCGACGCCCCAGCCCGTCCGCTACCGGCCCATGTTCGCGGCCTTCGGGGGCGCGCTCTCCGCGACCTCCGTGACCTTCCTCTCCCAGCCAGCGGTGGCCCGGGGCGTGGCGGCGCAGCTCAAGCTCGGGCGGCGCGTGAGCGCCGTCCGCGGCTGTCGCGGCCTCACGAAGGCCGCCATGGTCCATAACGACTACTGCCCGCGCATGGAGGTGGATCCGGAGACCTACGAGGTGCGGGCCGACGGCCAGCTCCTCACGTGCGAGCCGGCGACCGTGCTCCCCATGGCCCAGCGGTACTTCCTCTTCTGA
- the urtA gene encoding urea ABC transporter substrate-binding protein, with protein sequence MKGHSRRDFLKTAAVAGVSAAVGLGFPAILRAQGGGSIKVGVLHSLSGTMAISEVSLRDVVLMAIEEINARGGVLGRKVEPVVVDPASNWDLFAEKAKQLLLQDRVAVTFGCWTSVSRKSVLPVFENNNGLLFYPVQYEGEECSRNVFYTGATPNQQLIPAAEYLMSREGGGYKKFYLLGTDYVFPRTANKILRAFLLAKGVPADSIAEEYTPFNHQDYQTIVGKIKRFASGGNAAVLSTINGDSNVPFYKEFANQGLRSENAPIMAFSVAEDELRGMDTSALVGHLAAWNYYQSVDTPQNRKFVQAFKAYAKRHNLPGGDRRVTDDPMEAAYFGVYIWKQAAEKAKSFEVDAVRKAVYGQEFLAPGGKIKMDEANHHTYKPVLIGEILKDGQFKVVSRSKGLVKAEPWSQYTSPDKGCDWVKQKGTYQKRA encoded by the coding sequence ATGAAAGGTCATTCACGCAGGGACTTCCTCAAGACCGCGGCCGTCGCTGGCGTCTCGGCGGCGGTGGGGCTCGGCTTCCCCGCCATCCTCAGGGCGCAGGGGGGCGGTTCCATCAAGGTCGGGGTGCTCCACTCGCTCTCCGGCACCATGGCCATCAGCGAGGTGTCGCTCCGCGACGTGGTCCTCATGGCCATCGAGGAGATCAACGCGAGGGGCGGCGTGCTGGGGCGGAAGGTCGAGCCCGTGGTCGTGGACCCCGCCTCCAACTGGGACCTCTTCGCCGAGAAGGCGAAGCAGCTGCTCCTGCAGGACAGGGTGGCCGTGACCTTCGGCTGCTGGACCTCCGTGAGCCGGAAGTCGGTGCTGCCGGTCTTCGAGAACAACAACGGACTGCTCTTCTACCCCGTCCAGTACGAGGGCGAGGAGTGCTCGCGGAACGTCTTCTACACCGGCGCGACGCCCAACCAGCAGCTGATCCCGGCGGCCGAGTACCTGATGTCGCGCGAGGGGGGCGGATACAAGAAGTTCTATCTGCTGGGCACCGACTATGTCTTTCCACGCACGGCCAACAAGATCCTCCGGGCGTTCCTCCTGGCCAAGGGCGTCCCCGCCGACTCCATCGCCGAGGAGTACACGCCCTTCAACCATCAGGACTACCAGACCATCGTCGGCAAGATCAAGCGCTTCGCCTCCGGCGGCAACGCCGCCGTGCTCTCGACGATCAACGGCGACTCCAACGTGCCCTTCTACAAGGAGTTCGCCAACCAGGGGCTCCGGAGCGAGAACGCGCCGATCATGGCCTTCAGCGTGGCCGAGGACGAGCTGCGCGGCATGGATACCTCGGCGCTGGTGGGTCACCTCGCAGCGTGGAACTACTACCAGTCCGTGGACACGCCGCAGAACAGGAAGTTCGTCCAGGCCTTCAAGGCCTATGCGAAGAGGCACAACCTGCCCGGCGGCGACAGGCGAGTGACCGACGATCCGATGGAGGCGGCGTACTTCGGCGTCTACATCTGGAAGCAGGCCGCGGAGAAGGCGAAGAGCTTCGAGGTGGACGCCGTGCGCAAGGCGGTGTACGGCCAGGAGTTCCTGGCCCCCGGCGGGAAGATCAAGATGGACGAGGCCAACCACCACACCTACAAGCCGGTACTGATCGGCGAGATCCTCAAGGACGGCCAGTTCAAGGTGGTGTCGCGGTCGAAGGGGCTGGTCAAGGCCGAGCCCTGGAGCCAGTACACGAGTCCGGACAAGGGCTGCGACTGGGTGAAGCAGAAGGGGACGTACCAGAAGAGGGCGTGA
- the urtC gene encoding urea ABC transporter permease subunit UrtC, whose amino-acid sequence MPTRERWGLLAIGLLLLAALPALNLLPAESPFHVADFTLNLFGKFLAYAILALGIDLIWGYAGVLSLGHGVFFGLGAYAMGMHLMLEIGTQGVYRNALPDFMVWNRVTELPLFWRPFHSGVFTLLAVVTVPAVVAYVFGYLTFRSRIRGVYFSIITQALALSAWLVFNRNSLNLGGTNGLSGFKTIFGFPLEDPGIQRALYLATAACLGSAYLLCRWITRSPAGKVLVAIRDSEARVLFSGYSPAAFKLFVFVVSAALAGVAGALYVPQVGIITPAKIGVLPSIEMIIWVAVGGRGTLGGAVLGAFGVSWLQSVLTTSYPDLWLFVLGGLFVGVVLFFPDGLAGALHRLAGHLAPLLHRRSDDTALTRATAERAPR is encoded by the coding sequence ATGCCGACGCGTGAGCGCTGGGGGCTCCTGGCCATCGGCCTGCTCCTCCTCGCAGCGCTCCCGGCGTTGAACCTGCTGCCGGCGGAGTCGCCGTTCCACGTCGCCGACTTCACGCTGAACCTGTTCGGGAAGTTCCTGGCCTACGCGATCCTCGCCCTCGGCATCGACCTCATCTGGGGCTACGCCGGCGTCCTGTCGCTGGGCCACGGCGTCTTCTTCGGTCTCGGCGCCTATGCCATGGGCATGCACCTGATGCTGGAGATCGGGACGCAGGGCGTGTACCGGAACGCGCTGCCTGACTTCATGGTGTGGAACCGCGTGACCGAGCTGCCGCTGTTCTGGCGCCCCTTCCACAGCGGCGTCTTCACCCTGCTGGCGGTCGTCACGGTCCCCGCCGTCGTGGCCTACGTGTTCGGATACCTCACCTTCCGCAGCCGGATCCGCGGAGTCTACTTCTCGATCATCACCCAGGCGCTGGCGCTGTCGGCCTGGCTCGTGTTCAACAGGAACTCACTGAACTTGGGCGGCACCAACGGCCTCAGCGGCTTCAAGACCATCTTCGGCTTCCCCCTCGAGGACCCCGGGATCCAGCGCGCCCTGTACCTGGCCACCGCGGCGTGCCTCGGCAGCGCCTACCTCCTCTGCCGCTGGATCACGCGCTCGCCGGCCGGGAAGGTCCTCGTGGCCATCCGCGACAGCGAGGCCCGGGTCCTCTTCTCGGGATACTCGCCGGCGGCCTTCAAGCTCTTCGTCTTCGTCGTCTCGGCGGCCCTGGCCGGGGTGGCGGGGGCGCTGTACGTGCCTCAGGTGGGCATCATCACGCCGGCGAAGATCGGCGTGCTGCCGTCCATCGAGATGATCATCTGGGTCGCCGTCGGGGGGCGCGGGACCCTTGGCGGGGCGGTGCTGGGCGCCTTCGGGGTGAGCTGGCTCCAGAGCGTGCTCACCACGTCGTACCCGGATCTCTGGCTCTTCGTGCTCGGCGGGCTGTTCGTCGGCGTGGTCCTCTTCTTCCCTGACGGTCTCGCCGGCGCCCTCCACCGCCTCGCGGGACACCTCGCGCCGCTGCTGCACAGACGCTCCGACGACACCGCCCTGACCCGCGCCACCGCAGAACGGGCACCCCGATGA
- the urtB gene encoding urea ABC transporter permease subunit UrtB, whose product MLPGLRSLLVALALLPGSCVAPAAAWAAPAAAAPAPELAKQLSDVASKDPELQEAAAVALGKTGDRKILPLLEALREGSVYVWARQGQRETVIAGDKVSEGDRTLVPLFAAYGREPITGPAGKPLLVELATLEEVAAGRRLRLALRPLIDAFSGQSQLADPDPRVRRAAATKMGNAADAAALPVLTEALGRESDRWARHAMEEALALIGLARGDDAARAMAAARLGTLRSVGALERLRDVAADGGSAAVRQAAADAVKGIERWSLVTTAIELGFQGLSLSSILLLMALGLAIVFGLMGVINMAHGELMALGAYATFVTQGWFRAHLPGSFDYYFLAALPFSFLVAGAAGLVLERGVIRHLYGRPLETLLLTWGLSLIIQQGLRLWFGAANVDVTSPRWLSGGIPVAVGLQLPYNRLFIIALAALCVGGMYLLLFKTAAGLRIRAVTQNRAMAACLGVRARWVDAGTFALGAGLAGLAGCALTQIGNVGPELGQNYIVDSFMVVVTGGVGKLLGSILAAVGIGGLNKVIEPSLGAVYGKVLILVAVILFIQRRPSGLFAVRGRHADA is encoded by the coding sequence ATGCTCCCGGGTCTTCGCTCGCTGCTCGTCGCGCTCGCGCTGCTGCCGGGGTCCTGCGTGGCCCCGGCAGCAGCCTGGGCGGCCCCTGCGGCGGCCGCGCCGGCTCCAGAGCTGGCGAAGCAGCTGAGCGATGTCGCCAGCAAGGATCCGGAGCTGCAGGAGGCGGCGGCGGTGGCCCTCGGGAAGACGGGGGACCGGAAGATCCTGCCGCTCCTCGAGGCGCTCAGGGAGGGCAGCGTGTATGTCTGGGCGCGCCAGGGCCAGCGCGAGACCGTGATCGCCGGCGACAAGGTGTCCGAGGGCGATCGGACTCTGGTACCGCTGTTCGCGGCCTACGGACGCGAGCCCATCACCGGGCCCGCCGGCAAGCCGCTCCTGGTGGAGCTCGCCACGCTCGAGGAGGTTGCGGCCGGCCGGCGCCTCAGGCTCGCGCTGCGGCCGCTCATCGACGCCTTCTCCGGTCAGAGCCAGCTGGCCGACCCCGACCCTCGCGTCAGGCGCGCGGCCGCGACCAAGATGGGGAATGCGGCCGACGCCGCGGCGCTCCCCGTGCTCACCGAGGCGCTGGGACGGGAGAGCGATCGCTGGGCGCGCCACGCCATGGAGGAGGCCCTGGCGCTCATCGGGCTGGCCCGGGGCGACGATGCGGCCCGGGCCATGGCCGCCGCGCGGCTCGGCACGCTCCGCAGCGTCGGCGCGCTGGAGCGCCTCCGAGACGTCGCGGCCGACGGCGGGTCTGCGGCGGTGCGGCAGGCAGCCGCCGACGCCGTCAAGGGCATCGAGCGCTGGAGTCTGGTGACCACGGCAATCGAGCTCGGCTTCCAGGGGCTCTCGCTCTCCTCCATCCTCCTGCTCATGGCGCTCGGGCTCGCCATAGTCTTCGGCCTCATGGGCGTGATCAACATGGCCCACGGCGAGCTGATGGCGCTGGGAGCCTATGCCACCTTCGTGACGCAGGGCTGGTTCCGGGCGCATCTGCCGGGATCCTTCGACTACTACTTCCTCGCCGCGCTGCCGTTCTCGTTCCTGGTGGCCGGCGCCGCCGGGCTGGTGCTGGAGCGCGGCGTGATCCGCCACCTCTACGGGCGGCCGCTGGAGACGCTCCTCCTCACCTGGGGACTGAGTCTCATCATCCAGCAGGGGCTCAGGCTCTGGTTCGGCGCCGCCAACGTGGATGTGACCTCTCCACGCTGGCTGTCGGGAGGCATCCCCGTGGCGGTGGGCCTCCAGCTCCCCTACAACCGCCTCTTCATCATCGCCCTCGCGGCGCTCTGTGTCGGCGGCATGTACCTGCTCCTCTTCAAGACCGCGGCTGGCCTGCGGATCCGCGCGGTGACGCAGAACCGCGCCATGGCGGCCTGCCTGGGCGTGCGCGCCCGGTGGGTGGACGCCGGCACCTTCGCGCTGGGGGCCGGGCTCGCCGGGCTTGCCGGCTGCGCGCTCACGCAGATCGGCAACGTGGGGCCCGAGCTCGGTCAGAACTACATCGTGGACTCGTTCATGGTGGTGGTCACGGGCGGGGTGGGCAAGCTCCTCGGCAGCATTCTCGCTGCGGTCGGGATCGGGGGGCTCAACAAGGTCATCGAGCCCTCGCTGGGCGCGGTGTACGGCAAGGTGCTCATCCTGGTCGCGGTCATCCTCTTCATCCAGCGCCGGCCCTCGGGGCTCTTCGCGGTCAGGGGGCGCCATGCCGACGCGTGA
- the ureB gene encoding urease subunit beta: MIPGEYVLGEGEIVANAGRSVVRVTVANTGDRPIQVGSHFHFFEANRALRFDRALAFGMRLNIPAGTAVRFEPGDEKQVSLVELAGAREVRGLNALTEGPVGPEARAAAVARAAREGFAGAGGPQPCPS; encoded by the coding sequence ATGATTCCCGGTGAGTACGTGCTGGGGGAGGGGGAGATCGTGGCCAATGCGGGCCGCTCAGTGGTCCGGGTCACGGTGGCCAATACCGGGGACCGGCCCATCCAGGTGGGCTCGCACTTCCACTTCTTCGAGGCCAACCGCGCCCTCCGCTTCGACCGGGCGCTGGCCTTCGGCATGCGGCTCAACATCCCGGCGGGCACGGCGGTGCGCTTCGAGCCCGGAGACGAGAAGCAGGTGAGCCTGGTGGAGCTCGCCGGCGCGCGCGAGGTGCGCGGGCTCAACGCGCTGACCGAGGGGCCGGTGGGCCCGGAGGCCCGCGCCGCCGCTGTCGCGCGCGCGGCCCGCGAGGGATTTGCCGGCGCGGGGGGGCCGCAGCCATGCCCCTCGTGA
- a CDS encoding urease subunit gamma: MHLTPREQDKLLVFVAAEVARRRRQRGVRLNHPEALALITAEVLEGIRDGRSVSDLMAQGMSILSRDDVMEGVPEMLDEVQVEGTFPDGTKLVTIHRPIR; this comes from the coding sequence ATGCACCTGACGCCACGCGAGCAGGACAAGCTCCTCGTCTTCGTCGCCGCCGAGGTGGCCCGCCGCCGCCGGCAGCGCGGGGTGCGCCTGAACCACCCGGAGGCGCTGGCGCTCATCACCGCCGAGGTCCTCGAGGGGATCCGCGACGGACGCTCGGTGTCGGACCTCATGGCCCAGGGGATGTCGATCCTGTCGCGCGACGACGTCATGGAGGGCGTCCCCGAGATGCTGGACGAGGTGCAGGTCGAGGGGACATTCCCCGACGGCACCAAGCTCGTGACGATCCATCGGCCCATTCGATGA
- the urtD gene encoding urea ABC transporter ATP-binding protein UrtD: MSAEGAKRPNRDAGSSTFRREGESAEGAKRPNRDADSFTFRREGESASPRGSIIYLENVTVDYDGFKALRELTFYMDYGELRVVIGPNGAGKTTLLDVISGKVTPSAGRVIFGRHTDLVGRRENEIATLGVGRKFQTPSVFATLTVRENLELSLARKSKGVLATLRARLEAGQAERIGRTLDSIGLAGKAGDRAGGLSHGEKQWLEIGMVMVQDAALLLVDEPVAGMTDEETERTGRLLQAIAGERAVLVIEHDMEFVRSIARTVTVLHEGSLLCEGPVEQVQQDARVMEVYLGRSRAAGA; the protein is encoded by the coding sequence ATGAGCGCCGAAGGCGCGAAGAGGCCCAACCGCGACGCGGGTTCCTCCACGTTCAGGCGTGAGGGAGAGAGCGCCGAAGGCGCGAAGAGGCCCAACCGCGACGCGGACTCCTTCACGTTCAGGCGTGAGGGAGAGAGCGCCTCCCCCCGCGGCTCGATCATCTACCTCGAGAACGTCACGGTGGACTACGACGGCTTCAAGGCGCTCCGCGAGCTGACCTTCTACATGGACTACGGCGAGCTGCGCGTGGTCATCGGCCCGAACGGAGCGGGCAAGACGACCCTCCTCGACGTCATCTCGGGCAAGGTGACCCCCTCGGCCGGCCGGGTCATCTTCGGCCGGCACACGGACCTCGTGGGCCGGCGGGAGAACGAGATCGCGACGCTGGGGGTCGGGCGGAAGTTCCAGACGCCGTCGGTCTTCGCCACTCTCACGGTGCGGGAGAACCTGGAGCTGTCGCTGGCCCGGAAGAGCAAGGGGGTGCTCGCCACGCTCCGCGCCCGGCTGGAGGCGGGGCAGGCGGAGCGGATCGGCCGGACGCTTGACAGCATCGGGCTCGCCGGGAAGGCCGGCGACCGCGCCGGGGGGCTCTCCCACGGCGAGAAGCAGTGGCTGGAGATCGGGATGGTGATGGTGCAGGACGCCGCGCTGTTGCTGGTGGACGAGCCCGTGGCGGGTATGACCGACGAGGAGACGGAGCGGACCGGCCGGCTGCTGCAGGCCATCGCCGGCGAGCGCGCGGTGCTCGTGATCGAGCACGACATGGAGTTCGTGCGCAGCATCGCCCGCACCGTGACGGTGCTGCACGAGGGCTCGCTGCTCTGCGAGGGCCCCGTGGAGCAGGTCCAGCAGGACGCACGCGTGATGGAGGTCTATCTGGGGCGAAGCCGTGCCGCCGGCGCTTGA
- the glnA gene encoding type I glutamate--ammonia ligase, with protein sequence MTPKDVLKMAKEKGARIVDLRFIDLPGLWQHFSIPVSELSEGIFEDGLGFDGSSIRGFQTIDESDMLIMPDPSSAQMDPFTAVPTLVLICNIKDPVTGKPYSRDPRYVAQKAEAYVKRGGVADTVYIGPELEFFFFDSIRFDQGANFGFYHIDSDAAAWNSGKEGTPERPNLGYKPRYKQGYFPVPPMDHFQDIRSDMVLALESVGIRVEVHHHEVATGGQTEIDMRFDTLTKMADRVCWYKYCAKNTAKKWGKTATFMPKPLFQDNGSGMHTHQSLWKNGKNLFYERGGYADISKTCLYYIGGILKHAPALLAFIAPSTNSYKRLVPGYEAPINLVYSQRNRSAAIRIPMYSKSEGAKRIEFRTPDPTCNPYLSFAACVMAGLDGIANKIDPGKPVDKDLYELPPAEQKKIKQLPGSLDVVLDLLEKDHDFLLKGDVFTPDLIETWVEYKRKNEVDPVRLRPHPHEFALYYDV encoded by the coding sequence ATGACCCCGAAGGACGTGTTGAAGATGGCCAAGGAGAAGGGGGCCCGGATCGTTGACCTCCGCTTCATCGATCTCCCCGGTCTGTGGCAGCACTTCTCCATCCCCGTCTCGGAGCTGAGCGAGGGGATCTTCGAGGACGGACTCGGCTTCGACGGTTCCTCGATCCGGGGCTTCCAGACCATCGACGAGTCGGACATGCTGATCATGCCCGATCCCTCGTCAGCCCAGATGGACCCCTTCACGGCGGTGCCGACGCTGGTGCTCATCTGCAACATCAAGGACCCGGTCACGGGCAAGCCGTACAGCCGGGACCCGCGCTACGTGGCCCAGAAGGCGGAAGCCTACGTCAAGCGCGGCGGGGTCGCCGACACGGTCTACATCGGTCCCGAGCTCGAGTTCTTCTTCTTCGACTCGATTCGCTTCGACCAGGGCGCCAACTTCGGCTTCTACCACATCGACTCCGACGCGGCCGCCTGGAACAGCGGCAAGGAGGGGACGCCGGAGCGGCCCAACCTCGGCTACAAGCCACGCTACAAGCAGGGCTACTTCCCGGTGCCGCCCATGGACCACTTCCAGGACATTCGCTCGGACATGGTGCTCGCGCTGGAGTCCGTGGGCATCCGGGTGGAGGTGCACCACCACGAGGTGGCCACCGGCGGGCAAACCGAGATCGACATGCGCTTCGACACCCTGACCAAGATGGCCGACCGCGTGTGCTGGTACAAGTACTGCGCCAAGAACACCGCGAAGAAGTGGGGCAAGACGGCCACCTTCATGCCGAAGCCCCTCTTCCAGGACAACGGCTCCGGGATGCACACTCACCAGTCGCTCTGGAAGAACGGCAAGAACCTCTTCTACGAGCGCGGAGGCTACGCCGACATCTCCAAGACCTGCCTCTACTACATCGGCGGTATCCTCAAGCACGCTCCGGCGCTGCTCGCCTTCATCGCGCCCAGCACCAACAGCTACAAGCGGCTGGTGCCCGGCTACGAGGCGCCCATCAATCTCGTCTACAGCCAGCGGAACCGATCGGCGGCCATCCGGATTCCGATGTACAGCAAGTCGGAGGGGGCGAAGCGCATCGAGTTCCGGACGCCGGACCCGACCTGCAACCCGTATCTCTCCTTCGCGGCATGCGTGATGGCCGGCCTCGACGGCATCGCCAACAAGATCGACCCCGGCAAGCCGGTGGACAAGGACCTCTACGAGCTGCCGCCGGCCGAGCAGAAGAAGATCAAGCAGCTCCCGGGCTCGCTCGACGTCGTGCTCGACCTGCTCGAGAAGGACCACGACTTCCTGCTGAAGGGCGACGTGTTCACCCCGGATCTCATCGAGACGTGGGTCGAGTACAAGCGCAAGAACGAGGTGGACCCGGTCCGGCTGCGCCCGCATCCGCACGAGTTCGCTCTCTACTACGACGTCTGA
- a CDS encoding ANTAR domain-containing protein, with the protein MDDHAPSRKTLAEAIEAAGGAVVGDCERAGEAVALVTRHRPDVAVLAVGLSDGDGTEAARRIAAEAPCAVVLLTSRTGPLVWSRAVEAGVLGFLTKPLRTAELPPALDVAVSRFREMDAVRRENETLRARLESRKLVERAKGLLMARLGLSEPEAFRRIRKTAMDSRKPMADIARALLLAENVTQSPAPK; encoded by the coding sequence GTGGACGATCACGCGCCGTCGCGGAAGACGCTGGCCGAGGCGATCGAGGCCGCCGGCGGGGCTGTGGTCGGGGATTGCGAGCGGGCCGGGGAGGCCGTTGCCCTCGTGACGCGCCACCGTCCCGACGTGGCGGTGCTCGCCGTGGGGCTCTCCGACGGCGATGGGACCGAGGCCGCCCGCCGCATCGCGGCCGAGGCCCCATGCGCGGTGGTGCTCCTCACGAGTCGTACCGGGCCGCTCGTGTGGAGCCGGGCCGTCGAGGCCGGAGTGCTGGGCTTCCTGACCAAGCCCCTCCGCACCGCGGAGTTGCCGCCCGCGCTGGACGTGGCCGTGTCTCGCTTCCGGGAGATGGACGCGGTGCGGCGGGAGAACGAAACGCTCAGGGCCAGGCTCGAGTCGCGCAAGCTGGTGGAGCGCGCCAAGGGCCTCCTCATGGCGCGGCTCGGGCTCAGCGAACCCGAGGCCTTCCGCCGCATCCGGAAGACCGCCATGGACTCGCGCAAGCCCATGGCTGACATCGCCCGGGCCCTGCTCCTCGCCGAGAATGTGACGCAGTCTCCCGCGCCGAAGTAG
- the urtE gene encoding urea ABC transporter ATP-binding subunit UrtE — translation MPPALEVRGLCAAYGESQVLWDVSLAVPEGGVVCLMGRNGVGKTTLLKAVMGLLPARSGRILCAGEELTGRRPEERVARGIGYVPQGREIFPGLTVAENLRMGLMGKRGRPAPAPDGMAHDLEQVFELFPKLESLLGRKGGVLSGGEQQQLAIARALLASPRLLLLDEPTEGIQPSVILQIEDAIQRIKARGIGVLLVEQYLEFAWRLADSYAIMRKGTIVSRGATADLRHEAVREHLTV, via the coding sequence GTGCCGCCGGCGCTTGAGGTCCGGGGGCTGTGCGCGGCGTACGGCGAGAGCCAGGTGCTGTGGGACGTCTCGCTGGCGGTGCCCGAGGGCGGAGTCGTCTGCCTCATGGGGCGTAACGGCGTCGGCAAGACCACGCTACTCAAGGCCGTGATGGGGCTCCTTCCCGCACGGTCAGGGCGGATCCTCTGCGCGGGCGAGGAGCTGACCGGGCGGCGCCCCGAGGAGCGGGTCGCCCGCGGGATCGGCTACGTGCCCCAGGGACGGGAGATCTTTCCGGGCCTGACGGTGGCGGAGAACCTGCGCATGGGGCTCATGGGGAAGCGGGGCCGGCCCGCCCCGGCGCCCGACGGGATGGCGCATGACCTGGAGCAGGTGTTCGAGCTCTTCCCCAAGCTCGAGTCGCTGCTGGGACGGAAGGGTGGCGTGCTGTCGGGTGGGGAGCAGCAGCAGCTCGCCATCGCGCGCGCGCTCCTGGCCTCGCCCCGGCTCCTCCTCCTGGACGAGCCCACGGAGGGGATACAGCCCTCGGTGATCCTCCAGATCGAGGATGCCATCCAGCGGATCAAGGCGCGCGGAATCGGCGTGCTCCTGGTGGAGCAGTATCTGGAGTTCGCCTGGCGCCTGGCCGACTCCTACGCCATCATGCGCAAGGGGACCATCGTGTCGCGGGGTGCGACGGCCGACCTCCGGCACGAGGCCGTCAGAGAGCATCTCACCGTCTGA